CTCAACTCGTGCGGGCCAACCTCTGCATCCTGATGTTCGGCGCCTACGTCGGCTTCCAATTCGTCCTCACGCTCTACTATCAGGACGAGCTGGACTGGTCGCCCCTGCAGGCCGGACTGGCTTTCCTTCTCGGCGCGGCGCTCACTGGTGCGACGGCTCGATACGCCGCCGTCGCCGTCACGAAATACGGACCCTGGCCGGTGGCGACTCTCGGCCTGCTCACGCTCGGCGTGGGCTACCTCGCCTGGGCCCTGCTCATCGGCCACACCAGCACGATGCTGATCCTTCTCGTGCAGCAGGTGCTCGGCGGCATCGGATTCGCGGCCGCCTACACCGCGCTCAACATCGCAGCCGTCGGAGGTGCCCGCCAGGATGAGCAGGGCCTGGCGTCCGGCCTGTTCAACGCTGCCAGCCAGATCGGGGCCGGGATCGTGCTCGCGGCGATCACCACCGCCTTCACCGCGCACGCCGACCATGGGCTGGGCAGCTATCGCGCCGGCCTGTGGACGATCACCGCAGTCTCCACCGCGATCACGCTGCTCGCCGCCACGGGAATCCTCGCTAATCGCACGAAAACTCGGCTTCCTGACCTCCTCGCTTGACCCTCCTGAGCCTGCCGAACGCAACAAGAGACGGTGCTCCGCCGCTCGGGGCCACACGGGGGACCACCTCAGTGAGCGAGACGAACGGCGGCAGCGTCGTCGCCCCGCCGACGGCAGCGCTCCGGGATGCCACCGAATCGTCCTATTAGCGCCGACCATACTCACCTTCGAGACGGTGTTACGGTGCGATCGTTCCCGCGATACCGCGCGCGACATACCTGGACTCCGGCATCGCCGATGAAATGGGTCGATGCGATGCGGAGGACCGCGTTGGGAGGAGACCTTGCGGCTCCGCGGCTGTTGGGTGAGTGTTCTCACCGGTCATGCCCGACCGTTCGTTCTCGCCTGGTCCGCGGTTCGTGCGGCGAGGTAGCCCGCCCCGTCACGGCGCGCGTAGCTCACCCAGCGGACGGCGGTGGTGACGTGCATGCCGAGCAGGTCGGCCATGACGGCATCGGGCAGGGCGGCGGCGAGGGCGGCGAGGGCTGTGTTGCGGGCCGAGCGAACCGTGATGCCGTGACGGCCGAGCTTCTGGGTCATGGCGTGGGTCGAGATCGGCAGACCTGGAACCATGCCGGGGAACAGCAGGCTTGGGCCGGACTGAGCTTGGGCGAGCAACGGCCGGGGCTGGGGGCTGTTCGGCGAGGCGCCGTAGGAGATCAGCGAGCCTCGGTGGCAGCAGCACCGGGTGCTGGCGAGGGTCCGCCGTCGGGTCCTTATTGATCTTGGCGCTGTGCTCGCCGTGTGGTCTCCAGCGGAGGTCACCCCGGGTCAATCCGTGCCACTTCAGGTCAGTCGGGGTCAACGATCATGGTCGCTGACCCGTCTGGTGTGATCCGCGTGTGGTCGTCGGTCGGGTCGGCCCGCCGGGTCACGCAGGTCAACGGGGGTCAGTCCCTGCCAACGCGGGTCGATCCGCAGGTCGCTAGACTGGCCATTCGCGCCCCCGTAGCTCAGGGGATAGAGCATCGGTTTCCTAAACCGTGTGTCGCAGGTTCGAATCCTGCCGGGGGCACCAGGTCACACCCTTGAGCGTGCCTCCGGCGGGGATCTCCGGTCCCGGGGGGGGCATGCAGGCCGGCAGGCGGCGGCTGGCTGCATCATCGTCGCTCGGGAATCCGGTTGCCATATAGATTCTGATGATTACGTTTAGTGCATGAACTTGCCTGGCAACGAGCTCGCCCAGCCAGAGGACTGCCTCTTCTGCGCCATCGTGCGCGGTGAATTGGAAGCAAGCCTTGTCCATCAGGATGACGAGATCATCGCATTCATGGACCTGCACCCCGTGACCCCGGGGCATCTGCTCGTCGTGCCACGCCTGCACGCCGTCGGCTTGGAAGACCTGCCCGAGGATGTTGGTGGACGGATGTGGACGCAGGCGCATCGGCTCGCCAGAGCGCTCCGCCGTTCCACACTGCGGTGCGAGGGGGTAAACATGTTCCTCGCCGACGGAAAGGCTGCATTCCAGGAGATCTTCCATGTGCACCTGCACGTGTTCCCGCGCTTCGCCGGTGACACATTCCGTATCGACGCGGACTGGCGGCGCAGGGAGCGCGTCGAGCTGGACACGACAGCAGCTGCCGTTCGCGAGGGGATGACCGCCGCTCAGGTGGCGGCTCGGCCATCCCCGGGCCAGCCGCCAAGCGCAGGCGTTTAGGGCATCCCTGTCGGTTGGCCAGCGGCACCGGCAGGTCGTTCCTCAAGTCCGGCATACGCGTCGTTTGTTCATTCGGTCAGGTTCCCCGACCTTCAGCAAGGCCCGCCCGACGGCCTCGTGCGCAGGTGCTTGTCCCCCGTGCGAGCTACCCGCAAGTGTCCACCGCACGGTGACGATTCCTGACCGGCGACTCCATAGCGTTTGACGTGGCCGCTGCGCTCCAGCCGCGGACCTCGTTGAAGGAGTCGTCATGCGCTTGTTGAAGCAGCTTGTGGCCGTTGTGGCGGTCACCTTCATCGGCAGCCAGGCCATCGCCGCGGTGGAGGGGAACGCCTGGCTCACCCTGGCCCTGGGTGTGTTGACGGCGGTGGCCGCGATCCTCGTCTACGCGTGGGTGGTACGGCGCACCGAACGTCGCGCGGTCACGGAGGTGGCTCGGGCCGGAGCCGGCGCTCGGATCACCCGAGGGGTGCTGATCGGGTTCGGGATGTTCGCGGCAGTGATCGTCAACATCGCCTTCGTCGGCGACTACCACGTCAACGGCCTGGGCTCGGTGACAGGCGCGGTGGCGCTGTTCGGGTTCATGGCCGCCGCCGCCACGACCGAGGAGCTGATCTTCCGCGGCGTCCTGTTCCGAGTCGTCGAGGAACGCATGGGCACCTGGATCGCGCTGTTGCTGACCGGCGTGGTGTTCGGCTTGATGCACCTGCTCAACCCGGACGCCAGCCTGTGGGGCGCGATCGCCATCGCGGTCGAGGCCGGGTTCATGCTCGCCGCCTGCTACGCCGCCACCCGCAACCTGTGGGTGCCGATCGGCCTGCACTTCGGCTGGAACTTCGCCGCCGGCGGCATCTTCAGCGTCGTGGTCTCCGGCAACGGCCAGTCCGAGGGCCTGCTGGACACCACGATGTCGGGCCCGACCCTGCTCACCGGCGGCGACTTCGGGCCGGAGGGAAGCCTCTACACGGTGGCGGCGGGTGTGGCGCTGACCCTGGTGTTCATGTGGCTGGCCCACCGCCGCGGTCACCTCGTCCCGCGTCACCGTCGCGCGGTCGGCGTCCAGCCGGCGACCGCTACGGTCTCCTGATGGTCGGCCTTCGGATGGTCCCGGACTCGTGGCGGCGGTGGGACGTCACGGTCCGGGATCTCCCGTTGGCGCTGCTGCTCGCCCTCGCGTCGGTGGTGCCGGCCCTACAAAACCACGGTACACAGCTCGGCGACCTGCCGGGGCGTCCCTTCGACGCGCTGACCGTCGTGGTGCTCGCCCTGGAGTGCCTCCCGCTCGCCGTCCGCCGGCGCTGGCCGGCCATCTGCCTCGCCCTGGTGTCGGTCGGCTTCGCGATCGACCAGCTCCGCGGCTATCACACGGTCGCGGGCTCCGCGCTGGCCATCGCGCTGCTGAGCGCGGGGGCCCACCTGGAACGTCGTCGGCGCACCACCATGATCCTGGCCTCCGCCGCGTACGTGGCGCTGGCCGTCGCTCTCGACCGGCACGGGTCGACCGAAGGCGTGACCGGGTTCGTCACGTTCTACCTGGCGGCGGCCCTGGCGTGGGGCATCGGAGCCTGGCTGCGGCAGTCCCGGGCCGTCGAGGCCGAACGCCGCCGCGACGTCGCCCTGACCGCCCGCGCCGCCGA
The nucleotide sequence above comes from Micromonospora sp. NBC_00389. Encoded proteins:
- a CDS encoding CPBP family intramembrane glutamic endopeptidase → MRLLKQLVAVVAVTFIGSQAIAAVEGNAWLTLALGVLTAVAAILVYAWVVRRTERRAVTEVARAGAGARITRGVLIGFGMFAAVIVNIAFVGDYHVNGLGSVTGAVALFGFMAAAATTEELIFRGVLFRVVEERMGTWIALLLTGVVFGLMHLLNPDASLWGAIAIAVEAGFMLAACYAATRNLWVPIGLHFGWNFAAGGIFSVVVSGNGQSEGLLDTTMSGPTLLTGGDFGPEGSLYTVAAGVALTLVFMWLAHRRGHLVPRHRRAVGVQPATATVS
- a CDS encoding HIT family protein, with protein sequence MNLPGNELAQPEDCLFCAIVRGELEASLVHQDDEIIAFMDLHPVTPGHLLVVPRLHAVGLEDLPEDVGGRMWTQAHRLARALRRSTLRCEGVNMFLADGKAAFQEIFHVHLHVFPRFAGDTFRIDADWRRRERVELDTTAAAVREGMTAAQVAARPSPGQPPSAGV